One Paraclostridium sordellii genomic window, CGGTAAGCAGGAAGGAGGTGTAAACTGTATGGAACCAAAGATTATCCTTGGTGCGATTAGCACTATATGTATTGGTCTTTTGACTAATTACATATATGATAAATTAAAAAGCCACTCTGTGCGAGAGAGTGACTTAGAACTTAAAATTAAGTTTTCATTTATAGAACTTAATTTTAAAACTAAAAAACATTAATTTTTAATGGGAACATCACTCTACTTCCACATAGATTTTCAGTTCCTTTATATATTTATATTATATCACAAAATATATAAATTAAAACATTTCAATATATGTAATTTAAGAACTATGTAATTTTATATAGTTCTTTTTTTATTATTTTATAACTGTAATATAATCTAAAAAGCATAAGAAAGGAGAGTATTATTTTGTATAAAAAGATAAGTATTTTGTTATTTATAATAACTATTTTATTAGGTGGAAAATTATTTATAGTTTCAAAAGAATTGAAAGATACAAAGAACGAATTAAAACGTCAATCTGTAAAAAAAGAAGAAACTATAAAAGATGAAAACACCAATACTGAAACAAATAAAATTGAAAATACTAAATCTGAATCTAATAAAAATGATGAGATTGAAGTAAATGACATAACTAATCCAATTGAGGGATTAAGTAGAAAAGATAATAAGGATGTTAGAAATACAGTTATAACTTTTGTAAAAGCATTCGCTAATTATTGTGATAAAGACGATAATGTTGAAAAGCGAATACAAACAAGAATATATAATGTAAAAGATTTATTGTCTGAAGAGTTATATAAAAGTACAAGAGCAGGTGTTGAGAGTGAAGCAATGCATCAAGGTAAAGAATTTACTTATAGAAAATTAGAAGGTATGCGAATTTATGAAGCATATCAAGAAGGAGATAAAGTTCATATTAATTTAGAAACTTTTTCAACTTATTATGATATTTTTATGAAACCTCAATCTATACATAAGTCTAATAGATACTCTACATCTGACTTTAAATTTACCTTGGTAAAATCTAATGATAAATGGATTATACAAGATTTTACTGAAACTTTTAAGTAGGTGATATTTTGAGAGCACATATTATAGAAAAACAAGCCTTAGAAGTTAATAGATTAAAGAAAATAATAAAAACGATAGCTGTTAGTCAGCTATCGTTTTTATTATTGGCTATTTTTGCAGTTGGTGTAATGGTAACTATTTTTATTGGTGATGCATCTAGTAAATCTAATGATGATTGGATTTCAGGAAGTTTAAATGGAGTACCACAAGAATTTATTCCATACTTTAATGAAGCATCTAGTATATATAATATTCCTAATTACATATTAGCAGGGGTAGCTAAACAAGAAAGTAACTTCGATCCAAACTGTTCATATGGCGGTGCATTTGGTATTATGCAAGTTCAAAAGTATGACGCTGGAAGTGGAAAAGATTTGTGGGCATATCTAATTAATGGTGGATTAGGAGAAGTGTATAAAAATGCTGGATATTCTTTTAGTTCTAGTGAAGATATGTGGAATCAGTTTCTAAAAGATCCTAGAGCACAAATAATAGGTGGAGCTTATGAAATAAGATACTATGCAAATTATGTTTTGTGGAAACAAAAGAAAGTTGAAAAATTAGATTACAACAATAATGAAAATATGAAACTCATAACTTGGGATGAATCAGATAAAGATACAGTTAGAAGAGTTTTTGCATGCTATAATGGCGGACCTGGTTATGGAATGAGTGTAGATTTAGATAATGCACAATTTGATTATCCTAATAAAGTATTTCAATATGCAATGGAATATAAAGGAAATGGCCTTGAAAATGGAAATGGAAGTTATCCAGGTGGAAATGCAATAATTGAAAAAGCAATTGCTACTGGGCAAACGATAGTTGGAAAATCTCCTTACGTTTGGGGGGGAGGTAGAACACAAGCCGATATAGATGCACGACGTTTCGATTGCAGCTCATTTGTTCATTGGTGTTATGCATCCGCAGGAGTTGTTTTAGGTGATTATAGAGTTGTTGTAACTGATAGTTTAGTAAAAGAAGGTAAAGCAGTTTCACCAAAAGATATGAAACGAGGGGATGTGATTTTCTTCAATACATATAAATATAATGGTCATGTTGGGATATATCTTGGTAATGGAAAATTCATTCATGATGGATCAACTGGCGGAGTACAAATAAGTGAATTAGGTAATCCTTATTGGAGTAAAGTTTTTAATGGAAATGTACGAAGAATTGTAGAATAAATAATAAAAATTTCATAATACTAAACATCCAAAGTAAAAAATAAACCTCTTAGAATTGATTTTAAGAGGTCATGTTTTTTACAAAATTATTATTAAAAAAAATATATAAGGAGGAATTTTTATGAACTCGGTTTGTTTAACTGGAAGATTAACTAAAGAACCTAATTTAAAATATTTACCTAACAATGGTTATGCAGTTTGTGAATTTGATGTAGCAGTAAATACATATAAATCTAAAAAAACAGATTACTTTACTATTCAATGTTGGAAGAATTTAGCGGAGATAACTTCTTCTAATTTAGATAAAGGTCGTAAAGTTTCTATACAAGGTTTCTTAAAAAATAATCATTGGAAAGATGAAAATGGTAAACTTCATAAAGATAATTTAGTAGTTGCAACTAGGATTGAATATTTAGATTTTCCCAACGATAAAACAAAAGAAAATTTAGAATTTCAACCTATGAATATGGATTTAGTAGATGGCGAATTGCCATTTTAAAGTTTAATTAGGAGGTATTTTTATGAAAGATAAGTTAATAAAATTAAATGAATTTTTAACTGATAAATTTGCATTTTTAAATAAAAAATTAAAATCTAAAAATTCATTTATATATTATATAGTAGTAATTTCTACAGTTGTTTTATATACATTTTTCTTTAACTCAAACACAGTTTTTTCAAATAAAGGTGGAGCAGACTATACAACTCCTTTATTTGAAGCAAAACAAGTTAATAACTGTAAAGTTGAACTTAGAAGTAGAAAATATGATGAGAAAAAACATCTAGTTGAGTTTTATGTTTATTCATCTGATGCTACTGATCTATCAAATCCAACATTAGATTTTGATTTAAAAGAAATAAATAATCCTATGGAAAATATTAAGCTTAATATACGAAGATTAGATAAAAATAATTATGTTGTTAGAGCAAATGTCCCTAAAAAAATATCAGTATTATCTTTAGGAGTTGCTACCTTTAATCCACTTGATGCAAGTGTAGAAGGTGGAAAAGACAAAGAAAAATCATCAAATAATGAGTTGAAAAATTCAGTTAAGTTCTATTCAGAGTATGATGATTTAGAAAAAGTAAATGACTTAAAAGAGAAAACATCTAACCAGTATTTAGCCGAAGGTGCTACTTATGAAATTAGAAGTTTGAATAAAAAAATAGAAGAAAACAAGAAAACAATAGATGAAAAAAATACACTAATTGATAAGTATAAAGAGAATATAAATCGTTTATATGAAGATAAAAACTATCAAACTGAAACTGAAAAACAGGACACAGATACTAAGATTAAGAGTATCGAAAATATTATAAAAAATGAAAAAGATAATATAAATAAATTAGTAAAAGATAACGGAGAGTTACAACAAAAATCTAAAAAACTAAGCCAAAAAATTAGAGAACTTTCAAGAAAATAGAATTTAATTTTATAAAATTTATTTTCAAAAATAACAGTAAGTTTAAATTTTTTTGCTTAAAAATTTTAAAAGCTAAAATTTAAAAGTTATTTTTGTGGGGGTGAATTAAGGGGTGATTGGGGGTTAACTGGGGGGTGTTTAGGGGTGCATATGGGGGTGTAATGTAAAAAAAGTGACCCTACGGTTTTTTAAGGCTCTTTTAGAGTTTTGCTAGGCTTTGCCTAGCTCCCTAACTGGTTTAGGGACAAAAACTCCTTATGCTCTTTTTTTGTTGAGGAACGAAATAAAAAAACTTCCGATGCCCTTCAACGAGTTATGAATTTGAAGTTTAATTTATAACTCGTGCCTTTAAAGTTTTTTAAGAAAGAAGGTAATGTTTATGAATATAAATATTTATAATGTATCTAAAAATACTGTAAATAAAATAGATGATATGGCTGAAAAAAAAGGTGTAAGTAGAAATGAATTTTTAAAAAATTATTTCACTAATATTGCGATACAGGACAACTTGTTTAATGTGTTTAATAGAAATGAAAAGCTATTAAAGAAACTAGAATTTTCATTAAATGAAAATTCTAAAACGTTAAATAAAATAAACAATGAAATTCTATAAGGAGTATAAATTTATATGGAAACACAAGAACTGAAAATTAGAGATTTACCAAAAGATGTTGTAAAAAAAATAGATAGACTTGCTAAAAAAAATAATATGAAAAGGTCAGAGTTTTGCAAAAAAGCATTAGATAATTTAATTGAGTATGACCTTGTTTCAAGTTATGAGTATTTATTTGAAGAGTTAATAAAAAAGAATACATATGTACTAGATTTAAATACAAAAGTTCTTAGAACTTTTTGTGATGAAAATATAATTGATTTAGATAAATTTATTTTAGAATAGAGGTGTTAATATGAGTGAACAGCAAAGCAATTTAAATAAAAAAGAGAATTTTTATTTATCAAAAGATGAACTTGATTATATATATGAAGTTATGAGAAACAATTCATTAAAAAAAAGTGAAGCATTAAAAAAAATACTAAAAGAGCATAAAGCAAGTTCATACTTGGATAAAGAAGATATACATAAAAAGATTGCTGATAATATTTATAAAAACTTCAAAGATCAAGTAGGTAAAGACATAAACTGTGCTAAAATAACTGATAAGAATGTTCAAATTTTGATAGAAATATTTAATGCTTTCTTAGTTAATAATGCAAAGGAATGTAGTAAGCCTATAACTACAGATCAATTTAAATCTCCTATTTTAGTTATGGCTGAAAAGGAAATTGAAAATAGAATAAATAAAAACCATAAAATGGCTAAAGGAACTCTTGTTTAATGTTAAAGAAAAAAACTAGACCTGCAGTTGTTTTTAAATCAAAGTTCATAGTACATACAGATAAAAAATTCAAATCATATATTGATTATATTAATAGAGATGATGCAATTAGAAATGGAGCTTACCAACAATATTCATTATATAATGAATACATGGGGAATCCAGAAAAGACAACTGGAATTTTTACAAATGATAGCAACTGTCTTACTCAATCCGAAAAAGATTTAGTTAAGGAAAAGTTCTCTTTAGCACAAGAAAAGAAAAGTATAATGTGGCAAGAAGTATATAGTTTTGATAATGAATGGCTTAAAAAACAAGGGCTATATGATCCTAAAACAAAGTTTTTAGATGAAGATAAAATTAAAAATGCAATAAGAAAGTCAATAGAGTTTTCACTAGAAAAAAGTGGAATGAAAGAAACTGCATTATGGAGCGGAGCTATTCATTACAATACTGATAATATACATATTCATGTTGCCATTTGTGAACCTAACCCAACTAAAAAAAGAGGTAAGAGGACTCAAAAAACGCTTGATACTATGAAAAGTAAATTTATAAATCATTTACTAGATTTTGATGAAGAGTACAAGGAAATAAATAAAGTTTTAAGAGAAAATTTAGTTAAATCAAGTAAGGACTTTGATATTTCTAAAGATGCTACAATGAAAAAATTAATGAATGAAGTTGTAAATAATTTACCTCACGATAGTAGGCATTGGCATTATAATTATAACACTATGAATGATGCTAAAGTTCCTCTTAATAAGCTAATAAAATACTATATAGATACATATAAAAAGGATGAATATATGGATTTAATTAACAAGTTAGATAAGCAAGAAAAGGAACTTGAAGAGGTATATGGAGTAGGTAAAAGAAAGAAGTTTAAAGACTATAAGCAAAATAAAATAGATGAATTATATACTAGAATGGGGAATGCCTTTTTATCTGATTTAAAGGTTCAATTGAAACAGGAAAAGAGAAATCAATTAAAAAAACAAAGATTATCTAATGATAATTTCTATAAAAAGCAAAATCAAATTTATATGACTAAAAAGACTTTATACCATATAAAAAGGTCTTTAGGTGATGAATTTGATAATGTAAAAAACCAATCATATTATCAATCTTTACAAAATGAGATTGAATATAATAGATAAAAACAAACTTAACTTTGAAAGGAGATTTATTTTTATGTACGCTGATGTTAATGAAGAAAATGAAAGAATGGTTGATGATTTTTTCAACTCAAAGAAACCAAAAGCTTATATTATTGATTTAAATGTTGAAGAGGATTATTTAGTAATTGAAGATATGAATACAAAAGAAAGATTAGAAGTTGATAGAGGATTAGGTATGTCAGAAGTATTTTCTTTACATGATTTACCCGTATATACCTGTTATGACAAAGAAAAGAAAATAACTGTTAATCCTTAATTTTTAAGTATTAAAAAACTAAATATTTTAATTAGATAATAAAAATAGAGATAAGACTATTAAATAGTTTTATCTCTATTTTTTTATACATTTTTATATAGAAAGGTGATAAAAAGATGAAGATAAATACTGAATTAATTAAAAAGACTTTAAATGATTATAAAAAGGATATTTTAGATATTTGTACTTCTGATAATATAACTATTGATACTCTTTCTACTAAAATAGAAAGTATAAAAGATAATGTAAATACATTTTCTACATTAAGTTTATTTATAGATGATCCTACATTTGTAAAAGAAACTACGGCATTAAGTTTAATTAGTGAACGACTTATAGAGAATCAATTCGACTTCTTTGAAAACAAAGATTTCAAATCAAGTTTAAGCGACTCTTTATGTAATATGGGAATAGATTTAAATACAGATCCTACTCCCAGTAACGACAATTTAAATAATTATATCGTTGATAATGATATTAATAAAGAAATTCAAAATACAGTTGATAATAATTCAAATCCTGTTGAAAGTGAAATAAATTTAAATAATAAAAATGAAGTAAAAGATAAAAAAGAACTCTCTAAATCATTAAATGATTTAACTCCAAAAGAGAAAGTTGACCTATTGGTTGAAACTGCAAATGATACAATTTCTTCATACTTTCAAAGTCCCGAAGATATGAAAAAATACTTGGATTTTATGTCTAAATTCTACAAATACTCTCCTAGAAATATTGCATTAATAGAAAATCAATTTATGGTAGCTAAAGCCGTAGGCTCTTTTAAATTTTGGAAGGATAATGGATTTACTGTGAATAAAGGAGAAAAAGGTATTAAAATTTTAGTCCCTACCAAAGTAAAATATATCATATTAGATGATGAAAATATAAAACAACTAAAATATGCTACAAAAGAAGAAAAAGAGAAGGTTAAAAAAGGAATATTGCAAACTATAGAAAAGCAATATTACAAAACGGGATATGTATTTGAAATCTCTCAAACTAATGCTACTGAAAAAGATTTACCGAAACTTTTCCCTAATAAATGGTTAGATGGAGAAGTTAAAGACTATGATAAGATGTATAAAGCTATGGAGAAAATAGCTGATACAATAGGTGTTAAAATTATTGAACCTATAGAAGAAATGGGAGTTGCTAAAGGATATAGTTTGCCAGAAACTAAGGAAGTTGCATTAAACCCTCGTAATAGCCAACTTCAAAACGTTAAAACTTTATTACATGAATTAGCTCATGCAAAGTTGCACAATATTGAAACTAGAAATAATTACTCTAAGCAAGAAAGAGAATATCAAGCAGAAATGATTGCATATACTACTTGTTCCTATTTTGATATAGATACATCTGATTATTCTTTTGATTATATTTATAATTGGACAAAAAATATGGATTTTGATGAAAGTATTAAAATAATAGAAGAAGTTAAAAAAACTTCTACAGAGTATATACAGATAATAGAAGATTATTTAAATGATGAACCTTCTATGGATATGAGTTCTAATGATGATGAAAAAGAAAAAGAGAAAAATATTACTGAAAATATTGATATTAACGAAGTTGAAAATCATAAAAGCAAAGATAATTTGCTTTTAAATATTGATAATATTTATGTAAAATTTACATCTAGTAAGTCAAATACAATAGAAAAAGACGATATTTATGACTTTGATACTGCAAATGAGCTTGTTCGTGTACTAAATGAAAAATATTCATACTTAAAAACTCCTATGCAAACAAATTTTGAACTTCATATTGATGAAAACTGTTCAAACCCATTTTATTCAGGAAGTATTGAATTAGGCAACGAAAATGAATATGATTTAAAATCAAACTTAGATAGAATAACTAATAAGGATACTATTTATGTGAAATTTTTATGGTCTGAAAATATTAATATACAAGAAAACTCTATATTTGAATTTAATAAGGCAAATGAATTACTTGAGATTTTAACTAAACTCCATCTTGCAGAGAAGATACCTGGCTATGATAAAACTAAGTTTGAGTTACACTTTAATAAAGAGTGTACTGATAAATTTTATACTGGACGATTTGACATAGGAGATGGGGAATACAATAATCTAAAAGAATACCTTTATGATAATTCATGCAACTCAACTAAAGAAATATTATCTGAAAGATTAGGAATAAAGGATAAAAAGAAAAATCAAAGTATAAACAAAGATATTGATATGGATTTTGAGTTATAAATTTAGTTGAATTTTACACTTAAACTTAAGTATATTTATTATAAATAGATTTTCTTCTTAACTTATATTTAATCGATTTTACCCTTTAAAAAGCAGATTTTATAAATCTGCTTTTTTTTATTGAGTAAACAACCTAAACAAGTTTATAATTAAATTACATCATAAATTTTTAATTGTATGGTTATTATCGATCTCATACAATTTTCTTCTAAATTATTGGTTCTTAATAAAAAAGGAAAAGTATTTACTTTTCCTTTTTTATTTAACTTAATCTAAGGTTTTGATATATTATATATAGGCACTTTTTAACTCATGTTTAAACTGTTTTAGTATAAATAAAAGAGTAGTTAACAATTAAGTTAACTACTCTTTTACTTATACTAGAATATTGTATATATAACCTAAACATATGTATAATTTTATATGAGTTCAATATTTATATCATACTATATTAATCTCATAAGATATTTTTAGAGTATCTTTTAGGTTGTTTCGACATTTTGATAAAAAGGCAGTTAACTTAGTTGTTAACTGCCTTTTTATTTGAATAATTTGAAAATTATAATTAAACAATATATAATATAAATTGTAATTTATTTAACAAAATACCTTTTTATTAAATAGCTGAGAGAGGTCTCGGCTATTTTTATTGTTGAATAATATATTTAAACTTTGATACAATTAATGTGATTTCTTTATATCTTAATGGATACATATTTATATCTAATAAAAGTAGTCAGGAAAGGTCTTGACTGCTTTTATTATTATTAATAACTTTATAAGTAGTTGATATTATTTATTTGGCCCATTCGGTGAAATTTTTATTATAGTATATATTCTATTTGTAATAACTATATAATATTGGCTATAAAAGCATTAAAAAATATCTAAATAGTTAAAATTTGGCTAATACATGAAATTTAATATATAATAAATTAAATATAATGAATAATCTAAGGGGGTATATTAATATGAATAGTCAAAGTTTAAATTCATTCACTAATGATTTATTTAACAGAAAAATTATTGCTGAAAATTTAATTAAGATAATAGAATCTCAAGATAAACCAATGGTTATTTCTTTAGATTCTGATTGGGGAACAGGTAAAACAACATTTGTAACAATGTGGAAAAACTTATTAGATAATGATGTTAACTATAGTTCAAAATTTAATACTCTTTATTTTAATGCATGGGAGCATGATTATATAAAAGATCCTTTACTTGCAATTTTTTCAGAAATAGAATCCCAAATAAAAGAATCTGATTCAAAACTTAAGCAACAACTAGATAATGTTAAAAATAAAATTAAGCCATTTACTAAATTAGCAACTACAACAGGAATAAAAATGTTAACTGCTGGGGCATTAAATTTAGATAATGTAAATTTTGGTGATTATAACGAATCTCAATTAATTGATTTAGCTGGTAAACTTGGTGATTTAGCTATAAAAGAAATATCAGCAAGTAAGAAGGTTAGATCCGAGTTAAAAAAAGAAATGGTCGAATATCAAAATGCTACTGAAAAAAAAATTATTTTCTTTATTGATGAATTAGATAGATGCCGACCTAGCTTTGCAATAGAGCTACTAGAAGTCATTAAACATCTATTTGACATAGATAATTTTGTTTTTGTAATATCTATTGATAAGGAACAGTTATCCCATTCTGTATCAACTATATATGGCCATAATATGGATACTGTTGGATATTTAAGAAGATTCTTTGACTTAGATTATAAATTACCTAAAGTAGATATTAAAAAATATATTGATATTAAAAGTTCAACTGCTTTTGATGGATATTATAATGTAGATTGCTTGAAAGTTTTTATAAAAGAGCTATTTGCATCCGAGAAATTTTCACTACGTGATATAGAAAAAGCTTTTTATTACATAGAATTACTACTTCCATTAATTAAGCCATTTAACAATAATACTACTTATAAAAATACATATATTGCAGTAATAAGTTATCTCTATGCAACTCTTATAACTACTAAAATTAAAAAACCTATTGTCTATAAAAAAATAATATATGCTGATTATAACTTAGATAATATGTTAATAAATTTCAAGACACCTGATTTTAGCAATTATGGAGATTATATTGGTGAATGGCATCATGAACCACTTCAACGTTTAATTAACCCTCTTTTGGAAATGTATTTGGATTTAAACTTAAAAGTAAGTTCAATAGAAAATATCTATAATTTCTCATCAGAAGATTTTATGATTGGACTTAAAAATGAAGACGGTTCTTTTATATATGATTCTAAGTTTGATTTGTTAAATCTATTCAAAGGAAAAGATTACACTATACATGATAAGTTAGAGTTTATTGAGGGATTCTAAACAATAAAATAGAGGGGGATACTCTCCATTTTATTGTTTAGATTCATCTTTTAAGGATTTTACTTCATCTACTGTCAATCCAGTTTTTTAAGCTATTATTTCTATAGATAATATGTCTATTAAACAAAAAATTTATTAACAAAGCATATAAAATAAATGCTATTGTATCAATTTTTATTTTTTACTTTATCAAAATTTTAAATTTAACATTCTACAGATAGTAACTATCACTTAAATTTCAGTTTAAGGACATTCTTACTAGACATCTTTAAACAAATTTTTAGGGAATAGTTATATATAATAAAATCATTAATCTAACTTTAATTTAGGAGAAATCTATGAAATCTAAAAAAATATATAAATATTTACTATATCTCATAATTTTGATCTATGGATTAAAAGCTATTTATAATATATATTCTAAAAATCACTTAGAAATGGTACAGAATATAGGTCTTGTTTTTGTATTTTATTGCATTTTAAAAGTAGCTCAGAATAAAAATTATTAAGTTGGTAACAATTCTTAAAAATTCACTTTAGAGTATAATTACATATTTTAAATAAAGTTAATGCCCTTAAAATATATATAACTGGATTTCAAGGGCATTTTTACTATATGTCTTAAAATTTAGGAGATT contains:
- a CDS encoding ribbon-helix-helix domain-containing protein encodes the protein METQELKIRDLPKDVVKKIDRLAKKNNMKRSEFCKKALDNLIEYDLVSSYEYLFEELIKKNTYVLDLNTKVLRTFCDENIIDLDKFILE
- a CDS encoding LPD25 domain-containing protein; translated protein: MKINTELIKKTLNDYKKDILDICTSDNITIDTLSTKIESIKDNVNTFSTLSLFIDDPTFVKETTALSLISERLIENQFDFFENKDFKSSLSDSLCNMGIDLNTDPTPSNDNLNNYIVDNDINKEIQNTVDNNSNPVESEINLNNKNEVKDKKELSKSLNDLTPKEKVDLLVETANDTISSYFQSPEDMKKYLDFMSKFYKYSPRNIALIENQFMVAKAVGSFKFWKDNGFTVNKGEKGIKILVPTKVKYIILDDENIKQLKYATKEEKEKVKKGILQTIEKQYYKTGYVFEISQTNATEKDLPKLFPNKWLDGEVKDYDKMYKAMEKIADTIGVKIIEPIEEMGVAKGYSLPETKEVALNPRNSQLQNVKTLLHELAHAKLHNIETRNNYSKQEREYQAEMIAYTTCSYFDIDTSDYSFDYIYNWTKNMDFDESIKIIEEVKKTSTEYIQIIEDYLNDEPSMDMSSNDDEKEKEKNITENIDINEVENHKSKDNLLLNIDNIYVKFTSSKSNTIEKDDIYDFDTANELVRVLNEKYSYLKTPMQTNFELHIDENCSNPFYSGSIELGNENEYDLKSNLDRITNKDTIYVKFLWSENINIQENSIFEFNKANELLEILTKLHLAEKIPGYDKTKFELHFNKECTDKFYTGRFDIGDGEYNNLKEYLYDNSCNSTKEILSERLGIKDKKKNQSINKDIDMDFEL
- a CDS encoding coiled-coil domain-containing protein, which translates into the protein MKDKLIKLNEFLTDKFAFLNKKLKSKNSFIYYIVVISTVVLYTFFFNSNTVFSNKGGADYTTPLFEAKQVNNCKVELRSRKYDEKKHLVEFYVYSSDATDLSNPTLDFDLKEINNPMENIKLNIRRLDKNNYVVRANVPKKISVLSLGVATFNPLDASVEGGKDKEKSSNNELKNSVKFYSEYDDLEKVNDLKEKTSNQYLAEGATYEIRSLNKKIEENKKTIDEKNTLIDKYKENINRLYEDKNYQTETEKQDTDTKIKSIENIIKNEKDNINKLVKDNGELQQKSKKLSQKIRELSRK
- a CDS encoding C40 family peptidase encodes the protein MRAHIIEKQALEVNRLKKIIKTIAVSQLSFLLLAIFAVGVMVTIFIGDASSKSNDDWISGSLNGVPQEFIPYFNEASSIYNIPNYILAGVAKQESNFDPNCSYGGAFGIMQVQKYDAGSGKDLWAYLINGGLGEVYKNAGYSFSSSEDMWNQFLKDPRAQIIGGAYEIRYYANYVLWKQKKVEKLDYNNNENMKLITWDESDKDTVRRVFACYNGGPGYGMSVDLDNAQFDYPNKVFQYAMEYKGNGLENGNGSYPGGNAIIEKAIATGQTIVGKSPYVWGGGRTQADIDARRFDCSSFVHWCYASAGVVLGDYRVVVTDSLVKEGKAVSPKDMKRGDVIFFNTYKYNGHVGIYLGNGKFIHDGSTGGVQISELGNPYWSKVFNGNVRRIVE
- a CDS encoding single-stranded DNA-binding protein, coding for MNSVCLTGRLTKEPNLKYLPNNGYAVCEFDVAVNTYKSKKTDYFTIQCWKNLAEITSSNLDKGRKVSIQGFLKNNHWKDENGKLHKDNLVVATRIEYLDFPNDKTKENLEFQPMNMDLVDGELPF
- a CDS encoding KAP family P-loop NTPase fold protein, which produces MNSQSLNSFTNDLFNRKIIAENLIKIIESQDKPMVISLDSDWGTGKTTFVTMWKNLLDNDVNYSSKFNTLYFNAWEHDYIKDPLLAIFSEIESQIKESDSKLKQQLDNVKNKIKPFTKLATTTGIKMLTAGALNLDNVNFGDYNESQLIDLAGKLGDLAIKEISASKKVRSELKKEMVEYQNATEKKIIFFIDELDRCRPSFAIELLEVIKHLFDIDNFVFVISIDKEQLSHSVSTIYGHNMDTVGYLRRFFDLDYKLPKVDIKKYIDIKSSTAFDGYYNVDCLKVFIKELFASEKFSLRDIEKAFYYIELLLPLIKPFNNNTTYKNTYIAVISYLYATLITTKIKKPIVYKKIIYADYNLDNMLINFKTPDFSNYGDYIGEWHHEPLQRLINPLLEMYLDLNLKVSSIENIYNFSSEDFMIGLKNEDGSFIYDSKFDLLNLFKGKDYTIHDKLEFIEGF
- the mobP2 gene encoding MobP2 family relaxase, with the protein product MLKKKTRPAVVFKSKFIVHTDKKFKSYIDYINRDDAIRNGAYQQYSLYNEYMGNPEKTTGIFTNDSNCLTQSEKDLVKEKFSLAQEKKSIMWQEVYSFDNEWLKKQGLYDPKTKFLDEDKIKNAIRKSIEFSLEKSGMKETALWSGAIHYNTDNIHIHVAICEPNPTKKRGKRTQKTLDTMKSKFINHLLDFDEEYKEINKVLRENLVKSSKDFDISKDATMKKLMNEVVNNLPHDSRHWHYNYNTMNDAKVPLNKLIKYYIDTYKKDEYMDLINKLDKQEKELEEVYGVGKRKKFKDYKQNKIDELYTRMGNAFLSDLKVQLKQEKRNQLKKQRLSNDNFYKKQNQIYMTKKTLYHIKRSLGDEFDNVKNQSYYQSLQNEIEYNR